The genomic stretch TCCTGTAATGAAAAAACTCAGGGAAAATAATCCGGCTGTGCGCATAATCAATTTAGACAGGAACTGCGGCCAGAGCGCGGCATTCGATCTCGGATTCAGGTCCGCAAAGGGGGACATTATAGTGACCCTTGACGCCGACCTGCAGAACGACCCGGAGGATATCCCTAAACTGATAGATAAACTGAAGTCCTGCGATATGGCATACGGCTGGCGAAGGGACAGGAAAGACCCTCTGCTTAAGCTGGCTTCATCGCGCATAGCGAATTTTATAAGGAATAAGGTCTCCGGGGAGGATGTCAAGGACACCGGCTGCTCACTAAAGGCCTACAGGAAACACTGCCTTAAAGACATAAAACTGTATGACGGAATGCACCGCTTCCTGCCTACGCTGGTCAGGATGGAGGGTTTCAAGGCAGAAGAGGTGGAAGTATCCCACAATCCCAGGAAATATGGAAGATCAAAATATAACCTCAGGAAGAGGCTGGTCAGGCCGTTGTTCGACCTGCTTGCGGTCGCCTGGATGAAGAAAAGGCATTTTCATTATAAGTGGGAGGAGTTATGAACCCCGGCGTGTTAAGCTTTTGGGTCGCCTTCGGATTGATTGGACAATTGTGTTTCTCGGTGCGCTTCGTCCTTCAATGGATTGCGTCCGAGAGGAAGGGGGAGAGCGTGATACCAAATGCTTTCTGGTATTTCAGCATACTCGGAAGCCTTATACTGCTCTCTTACGCAATATATAGGAAGGACCCCGTATTCATCCTGGGCCAGTCGTTCGGTTCGGTCGTATACCTTCGCAACATAATGTTGATACGCAAGAATAAATATGACTCTGCCAAATAAGGCCGTTCTGCATATAGTTATACTTGTCATCGTGTGCCTTGCGCTCTTCCTGCCGGGATCACTGCTGAGGGGG from Candidatus Omnitrophota bacterium encodes the following:
- a CDS encoding glycosyltransferase family 2 protein; translation: MISIIIPVYNEQDNLALLLKKISAVLPKLRDSAEILFVNDGSTDDSLPVMKKLRENNPAVRIINLDRNCGQSAAFDLGFRSAKGDIIVTLDADLQNDPEDIPKLIDKLKSCDMAYGWRRDRKDPLLKLASSRIANFIRNKVSGEDVKDTGCSLKAYRKHCLKDIKLYDGMHRFLPTLVRMEGFKAEEVEVSHNPRKYGRSKYNLRKRLVRPLFDLLAVAWMKKRHFHYKWEEL
- a CDS encoding lipid-A-disaccharide synthase N-terminal domain-containing protein; translation: MNPGVLSFWVAFGLIGQLCFSVRFVLQWIASERKGESVIPNAFWYFSILGSLILLSYAIYRKDPVFILGQSFGSVVYLRNIMLIRKNKYDSAK